A genome region from Clostridiaceae bacterium includes the following:
- a CDS encoding arginase gives MEKCLLSIDWDYFINTTNSWGIYLENKRNLVDRWYKRYIQARARGEDIKNAFQLSSEVDIFWNKIKKSFRFEKNIKVYISDSHALSYKIAKENKCKAVYLFDSHADLGYGGLSSLNSEVNCSNWLGKLLKDKQIKEANIFYSPYTAEEPEYFKPINNIYNIRYNDFNVLDKSIVVSVIHICRSGAWTPPWLDNKFIQFINALGFPYEIVNCPVRKWDTVNISLSDQIYYLMA, from the coding sequence ATGGAAAAGTGCCTGCTATCAATTGATTGGGACTATTTTATCAATACCACAAATAGCTGGGGCATTTACTTAGAAAATAAGAGAAACCTGGTTGACCGTTGGTATAAAAGATATATCCAGGCGAGGGCACGGGGAGAGGACATTAAAAATGCATTTCAGCTTTCTTCAGAAGTGGACATATTCTGGAATAAAATCAAGAAAAGCTTCAGATTTGAAAAGAACATAAAAGTCTATATTTCGGACTCCCATGCCTTGTCATATAAAATAGCCAAAGAAAATAAGTGCAAAGCAGTATACTTGTTTGATTCCCATGCCGACTTAGGTTATGGAGGGCTTTCATCTCTTAACTCAGAGGTAAACTGTTCCAACTGGCTTGGTAAACTCCTAAAAGATAAACAAATCAAAGAAGCTAATATTTTTTATAGTCCATATACAGCAGAAGAGCCAGAATATTTCAAACCGATAAATAATATTTATAACATCCGCTATAATGATTTTAATGTTTTGGATAAATCTATTGTAGTGTCTGTAATTCATATATGCAGATCCGGTGCCTGGACTCCTCCGTGGCTGGATAATAAGTTTATACAATTTATTAATGCTTTGGGATTTCCATATGAGATAGTGAACTGTCCGGTAAGGAAATGGGATACGGTAAATATTAGCTTATCAGATCAGATCTATTATTTAATGGCA